One genomic segment of Clostridium saccharoperbutylacetonicum N1-4(HMT) includes these proteins:
- a CDS encoding helix-turn-helix domain-containing protein, with translation MPVGENIKMYRNNLGLTQKQLAEKCSISESAIKYYESNRRNPKIETLNKIADVLQVSLDDLIERNVVLSKKIIAYLERPMLKTIDYENILKILSETLNIDYELLEKCVNSDKELSLEIQKKLLNYLSDIDYPLFLEFIERYKSKIQKSDELDRYVTELFALKIYDLDKNSIELLRSYILLVFDKKVSRLLNDDILHKLQKDITKFLEFKLYEIEKEHYGEDK, from the coding sequence ATGCCTGTAGGTGAAAATATAAAAATGTATAGAAACAATTTAGGTCTGACTCAGAAACAATTAGCTGAAAAATGTTCAATTTCTGAATCTGCTATCAAATATTATGAAAGCAATAGAAGAAATCCTAAAATAGAAACTTTAAATAAAATCGCTGATGTTCTTCAAGTTAGCTTAGATGATTTAATTGAACGCAATGTAGTATTATCAAAAAAAATAATTGCCTATTTAGAAAGACCAATGTTAAAAACTATTGATTATGAAAACATATTAAAGATATTATCAGAAACCTTAAATATTGATTATGAATTGTTAGAGAAATGTGTAAATAGCGATAAAGAATTATCTTTAGAAATACAAAAAAAACTATTAAATTACCTTTCCGATATAGATTATCCTTTATTTTTAGAATTTATCGAAAGATACAAGAGTAAAATTCAAAAATCAGATGAATTAGATAGATATGTAACAGAACTTTTTGCCTTGAAAATATATGATTTAGATAAAAACTCTATCGAATTATTAAGATCGTATATACTCCTTGTTTTTGATAAAAAGGTATCACGACTTCTTAATGATGATATACTTCACAAACTTCAAAAAGATATAACTAAATTTTTAGAATTTAAATTGTATGAGATAGAAAAGGAACACTATGGCGAGGATAAATAA
- a CDS encoding phage minor head protein, which translates to MGILDFFKPNKYENSKLIELQNIVFNIDSTSLQVSRKQLNDALNKYVSDHSKIVNDCVNLIGTTSDSNTFFTRFNLLNVHLKALSKVENYYSFSEMLPSAQLKKLSIDKDMLINCFISKSWETLLSKTSSLKTEKAKQNNISKFFENIYGYKNNMSNSNVEHLEKLKNSTNLSKVKIDTSGKVIYDGLKKEIDASLYEYVYNKAINDKNIHKFFPEGIPKQTVFHIISEHFKGRRSEAINADICKMFFDISNKNLEKITQTICSISSIALTMSRSKKLGINWYVWRTCMDTRVRPSHAYLEDVLINYDTPPFSETLLNEKPIDNYNAGEQYRCRCCASPVIRLDFISWPHKVFYQNKIQTMTKEQFESIM; encoded by the coding sequence ATGGGTATATTAGACTTCTTTAAGCCAAATAAATATGAGAATTCAAAATTAATAGAGTTACAGAATATAGTTTTTAACATTGATTCTACTAGTTTACAAGTAAGCAGAAAACAATTAAATGATGCTCTAAACAAGTATGTATCTGACCATTCTAAAATTGTTAATGATTGCGTTAATTTAATAGGAACTACCTCAGATTCAAATACATTTTTTACTCGCTTCAATTTATTGAATGTTCACTTAAAAGCTTTATCAAAAGTTGAAAATTATTATTCTTTTAGTGAAATGCTTCCATCTGCTCAATTAAAGAAACTTTCAATCGATAAAGACATGCTGATCAATTGCTTTATCAGCAAAAGCTGGGAGACGTTATTATCTAAAACATCATCTTTAAAAACTGAGAAAGCAAAACAAAATAACATTAGTAAATTTTTTGAGAACATTTATGGATATAAGAATAATATGAGTAATTCAAATGTTGAACATCTTGAGAAACTAAAAAATAGTACTAATTTATCTAAAGTTAAAATAGATACTAGTGGTAAAGTAATTTATGATGGATTAAAAAAGGAAATTGATGCTTCTCTGTATGAGTATGTATACAATAAAGCCATTAACGATAAAAATATACATAAATTCTTTCCAGAAGGGATCCCAAAACAAACAGTATTTCATATAATTTCTGAACATTTTAAAGGAAGAAGATCTGAAGCTATAAATGCAGATATATGCAAAATGTTTTTTGATATTTCAAATAAAAATTTAGAAAAAATAACTCAAACTATATGTAGTATAAGTTCCATAGCTCTAACCATGTCTAGAAGTAAGAAGTTAGGAATAAACTGGTACGTATGGAGAACATGTATGGATACACGAGTTAGACCATCACATGCTTATTTAGAAGATGTTTTAATTAATTATGATACTCCACCTTTCTCAGAAACTTTGTTAAATGAAAAACCTATTGATAATTATAATGCAGGAGAACAATATAGATGTCGTTGTTGCGCTTCGCCAGTTATAAGACTAGATTTTATTTCATGGCCACATAAAGTATTCTATCAAAACAAAATTCAAACTATGACTAAAGAACAATTTGAATCAATTATGTAA
- a CDS encoding tyrosine-type recombinase/integrase has protein sequence MASYKQLSKYNWKVDIPLGYENGKRQRVIKQGFKTKKDAEKFATETLAQKNRGYIASTESNILFKDFINKWFNEYKINTISTNTVTNYRSRIDTHIIPKLGHYKLNKITNIIVQDFYNSLINEGAKASSAKKIIETLNNCLKYAQKNKLIYNLPTDIERVKMEKPKVEFWNKDEIDFFLSEIKDTYLYTPILIELFTGLRIGELCGLRWGDINFKTKYLNVTHQVIYDRTTKELIFTDKLKTPTSYRKMSLPEILIDHLKDIKGEALKTDFVVLSREGSMCNPRNLSMNFTGEIAKYKDSLSDKMKSSPKDFGHYKSLKQITFHALRHTHATLLIFNGENIKVVSERLGHKSISETLDTYTHVMDDMRDNTAELLDNIFKYKPLHDDKKQL, from the coding sequence ATGGCAAGTTATAAGCAATTATCAAAATACAATTGGAAAGTAGATATTCCATTAGGCTACGAAAACGGTAAAAGACAACGAGTTATAAAACAAGGATTTAAAACAAAAAAAGATGCTGAAAAATTTGCTACGGAAACATTAGCGCAAAAGAATAGAGGTTATATTGCCTCTACAGAGAGCAATATACTCTTTAAAGACTTTATAAATAAATGGTTTAATGAATATAAGATAAATACAATTAGCACTAATACAGTAACAAATTATAGATCAAGGATAGATACTCATATAATACCTAAATTAGGCCATTACAAACTAAATAAAATTACTAATATAATTGTTCAAGATTTCTATAACAGCCTTATTAATGAAGGTGCTAAGGCTTCTAGTGCTAAAAAGATTATTGAAACACTAAATAATTGTTTAAAGTATGCACAAAAAAATAAACTTATATATAATTTACCTACAGATATTGAAAGAGTTAAAATGGAAAAACCTAAAGTTGAATTTTGGAATAAAGATGAAATTGACTTTTTCTTAAGTGAAATAAAAGATACATATCTTTATACTCCAATTTTAATTGAACTATTTACAGGATTAAGAATTGGCGAATTATGTGGCTTACGCTGGGGTGATATTAATTTCAAAACCAAATATTTAAATGTTACCCACCAGGTTATATATGATAGAACCACTAAGGAACTAATATTTACGGATAAGTTGAAGACACCCACAAGTTATAGAAAAATGAGTTTACCTGAAATATTAATTGATCACTTAAAAGATATTAAAGGAGAGGCTCTTAAAACTGACTTTGTTGTGTTAAGTCGTGAAGGTTCAATGTGTAATCCTAGAAACCTCTCTATGAATTTTACTGGTGAAATTGCAAAATATAAAGATTCATTAAGCGATAAAATGAAATCATCTCCAAAAGATTTTGGACATTATAAGTCCTTAAAACAAATAACATTTCATGCCCTCAGGCATACCCATGCCACCTTATTAATATTTAATGGTGAAAATATCAAGGTTGTATCTGAAAGACTTGGACACAAGAGCATATCTGAGACATTAGATACCTATACTCATGTTATGGATGATATGAGAGATAATACTGCTGAATTGCTTGATAATATATTTAAATATAAACCTCTTCATGATGATAAAAAACAACTCTAA
- the abc-f gene encoding ribosomal protection-like ABC-F family protein: protein MIELALNKLQKYYGANMVLEDVTFDIQTSEKVGVVGENGCGKSTLLKILMGIEEHESGTISIKKNSTLGYLEQMPVYPEGYKVIDVLNTAFEKIDRLQKEMELIEKQLTEANEANMEKLLDSYSKVQTNYESLGGYEKEEKLSKVCVGLKIDEEFKNKLFTELSGGEKTTVILGKILLQNPDILLLDEPSNHLDLETMEWLEAYLKEYKGIVIIVSHDRYFLDNVVTKIIEIEDMKAKSYDGNYTAFVNEKDRQLKLQMEAFLDQQKKIKAIEKSIAQLREWGKNGDNTKFFKRAASMEKMLNKLERVNKPVMERQNININVNTGERSGDNVVIVKELYKSYDEKVLFNKADLLVRNKERVALIGANGCGKSTLIKILLGNLEADKGTASLGSSIKLGYLPQNVVFEAEDKTILETFREDIVITEGKAREYLARYMFFGEMVFKKIGALSGGERSRLKLAILMYKEVNLLILDEPTNHLDIASREELEEFLKDFEGTLLFVSHDRYFINNIANRVVELEGGILNSYNGNYEYYKEKIAQLKSGVEVKIIPKEENKIAKTKKEKVSNNTKPNNEFKKLKLEEKIEELEEKLKGIEEEINKFCDDYEKLDALYKEKVDLQKQLEELMEEYFS, encoded by the coding sequence ATGATAGAATTAGCTTTGAATAAATTACAAAAATACTATGGAGCAAATATGGTTTTAGAGGATGTTACATTTGATATACAAACCTCTGAAAAAGTTGGAGTTGTAGGGGAAAATGGTTGTGGTAAGAGTACGCTATTAAAAATACTTATGGGAATTGAAGAACATGAAAGTGGAACTATTTCAATTAAAAAGAATTCAACTTTAGGGTATCTTGAACAGATGCCAGTTTACCCGGAAGGTTATAAAGTAATTGATGTTTTAAATACAGCTTTTGAGAAAATAGATAGGTTGCAAAAGGAAATGGAACTTATTGAAAAGCAACTGACGGAAGCTAATGAAGCCAATATGGAGAAACTATTAGATAGTTATTCTAAAGTACAAACTAACTATGAAAGTTTGGGAGGTTATGAAAAGGAAGAAAAATTAAGCAAGGTTTGTGTGGGACTTAAAATTGACGAGGAGTTTAAGAATAAACTATTTACGGAACTCAGTGGAGGAGAAAAAACAACAGTTATTTTAGGGAAAATACTTCTTCAAAATCCTGATATATTACTATTAGATGAACCATCTAATCATTTGGATTTGGAGACTATGGAATGGCTTGAAGCTTATCTTAAAGAATATAAAGGCATAGTAATAATAGTTTCTCATGATAGATATTTTTTAGATAATGTAGTGACGAAAATTATTGAAATAGAAGATATGAAAGCAAAAAGTTACGATGGGAATTATACAGCCTTTGTAAATGAAAAAGATAGACAACTCAAGCTTCAAATGGAAGCCTTCTTAGATCAGCAGAAGAAGATTAAAGCAATTGAAAAGTCTATTGCCCAATTAAGGGAATGGGGAAAGAATGGTGATAATACTAAGTTCTTTAAAAGAGCTGCAAGCATGGAAAAGATGTTAAATAAGCTTGAAAGGGTAAACAAGCCTGTGATGGAAAGACAAAACATTAATATTAATGTTAATACAGGAGAACGGTCTGGAGATAATGTAGTTATAGTTAAAGAATTATACAAAAGCTATGATGAAAAAGTGTTATTTAATAAAGCAGATTTACTAGTGAGAAATAAGGAAAGAGTAGCCTTAATAGGAGCAAATGGTTGTGGAAAATCAACCTTAATAAAGATTTTGCTTGGAAATCTTGAAGCAGATAAGGGAACAGCAAGCTTAGGTAGCAGTATAAAGCTTGGATATTTACCACAAAATGTAGTGTTTGAAGCTGAAGATAAAACTATATTAGAAACCTTTAGAGAAGATATAGTAATAACAGAAGGTAAGGCTAGAGAATATCTTGCAAGATATATGTTCTTTGGAGAAATGGTATTTAAGAAGATTGGAGCTTTATCTGGAGGTGAAAGAAGCAGACTTAAACTGGCTATATTAATGTATAAGGAAGTGAATCTTTTAATTTTAGATGAACCAACAAATCATTTAGATATAGCTTCAAGAGAGGAATTAGAAGAATTTTTAAAAGACTTTGAAGGAACACTATTATTTGTATCTCATGATAGATATTTTATAAATAATATAGCAAATAGAGTTGTAGAATTAGAGGGGGGAATCTTAAATTCATACAATGGGAACTATGAATACTATAAAGAAAAAATTGCCCAATTAAAAAGTGGAGTAGAAGTTAAAATAATCCCTAAGGAAGAAAACAAAATAGCCAAAACTAAAAAAGAAAAAGTATCTAACAATACAAAACCTAATAACGAATTTAAAAAATTAAAACTTGAAGAGAAAATAGAAGAATTAGAAGAAAAATTAAAAGGCATTGAAGAGGAAATCAATAAGTTCTGTGATGACTATGAAAAATTAGATGCTTTGTATAAGGAAAAAGTTGACTTGCAGAAGCAGTTAGAAGAATTAATGGAGGAATATTTTAGTTAA
- a CDS encoding MFS transporter, which produces MNIKEKLKRNISISYVYNFLLQLNITSAIWVLYLSFKGMSLVEIGLIESVYHITGVLFELPTGVIADLYGKKFSVILGRIVGIVSCILMIISNGFWGFSIAFALSAAGANLNSGAGEALVYDSLKELGEEDKYKKIWGDLAFIMSLAQGLAVLLGGILADVNFLYAYILGAVIQIIALIAAYNFNEPPIQKEDKVKETGNLILNQLVTSVKVLRIRKVVLYLILFSALVSSLQTTVFYYSQQYFSDISYSKTMIAIICAASSLIDAISSKYAYKLEASLKLKGTLITVSLINILSLMGLAFVKELSVAFFLLSSVSAGLSFTIFSDYINSRVPSEYRATILSFDSLCFSAFMISVFPLFGALAEKVGFSIAFGIIAVVYIPVMLFLLIKLSKHKNVEQKNIEKIGGINNDRISFE; this is translated from the coding sequence ATGAATATTAAAGAAAAATTAAAAAGAAATATATCAATTAGTTATGTTTATAATTTTTTACTACAATTAAATATCACCTCAGCAATATGGGTACTATACCTAAGCTTTAAAGGTATGTCTTTAGTGGAGATAGGGCTTATAGAATCTGTTTATCATATAACAGGAGTGTTATTTGAATTGCCAACAGGAGTTATTGCTGATTTATATGGAAAGAAGTTTAGTGTAATTCTTGGAAGAATTGTTGGTATAGTTTCCTGTATTCTAATGATTATTTCAAATGGCTTTTGGGGCTTTAGTATTGCCTTTGCATTAAGTGCAGCAGGAGCAAATTTAAATTCTGGAGCAGGGGAAGCTCTAGTTTATGATAGTTTAAAAGAGTTAGGTGAAGAGGATAAATATAAGAAAATATGGGGGGATTTAGCCTTTATTATGTCTTTAGCTCAGGGGTTAGCAGTCTTACTTGGTGGAATCTTAGCAGATGTTAATTTCTTATATGCATATATATTAGGGGCTGTTATACAGATAATAGCTTTAATAGCTGCTTATAACTTTAATGAACCACCTATTCAAAAAGAAGATAAAGTAAAGGAAACTGGAAATTTAATATTAAATCAATTGGTGACAAGTGTTAAAGTACTAAGAATAAGAAAGGTAGTATTATATTTAATATTATTTTCAGCATTAGTATCAAGTCTTCAAACTACTGTGTTTTATTACAGTCAACAGTATTTTTCTGATATTAGTTATTCAAAAACAATGATAGCTATAATCTGTGCAGCAAGTAGTCTTATTGATGCTATTAGCTCAAAATATGCTTATAAGCTTGAAGCAAGCTTAAAATTAAAAGGAACTTTAATAACTGTATCACTTATAAATATATTATCTTTGATGGGATTAGCGTTTGTAAAGGAATTATCAGTAGCATTTTTCCTTTTAAGTTCAGTTTCAGCAGGGCTTTCTTTCACAATCTTTAGCGATTATATTAACTCAAGAGTACCATCAGAATATAGAGCAACAATATTATCTTTTGATAGTTTATGCTTTAGTGCATTTATGATAAGTGTGTTTCCTTTGTTTGGAGCACTGGCAGAAAAGGTTGGATTTTCAATAGCCTTTGGAATTATAGCAGTCGTGTATATTCCAGTAATGTTATTTTTATTAATAAAACTTAGTAAACACAAGAATGTAGAACAAAAAAATATAGAGAAAATTGGAGGAATTAATAATGATAGAATTAGCTTTGAATAA
- a CDS encoding cation-translocating P-type ATPase produces the protein MNLNNTLDIQERNDDEIIGLTSKEVKKRIKEGKVNHIPKTPSRTIAQIIRANLFTKFNAINFTLAAAIIIAGSPKNAVFVGVIIVNTLIGVIQEIKAKHTLEKLSVISEAHAKVIRDGEIKEISIEDIVLDDVMYLEAGMQILADAEVIQSNGLEIDESMLTGEADAISKHYSEKLLSGSFVASGEGYAVVRKVGKETYSSTLAEEARQFKIINSELQTAIDKIFKVIIWIVPPLSLLLIITQLRIPENTWQDACIGAVSGIVGMVPEGLVLLTSATFIVSIVKLSQYDTLVQELCATEVLARVDVLCLDKTGTITQGDLRLAEVKNIGCRDSGEIDNILAALIHNLPCNNPTQKAILDKYKDYDKSLVCTDKIPFSSKRKWSGATFEGIGTWILGAPEIILNKQYHFIENLVKEEAKKGKRVLLLANLHNKLSEKLEGNIESVALILIEDIIREAAPDVLRFFSEQGVDVKIISGDSPITVSEVARRAGVEQWEKYIDARELPEDHEELKKVINDTTVFGRVTPHQKKKIVTVLQEMEHTVAMTGDGVNDVLALKASDCGIAMANGSDATKAVAQLVLMKSDFSALPKVLEEGRKQINNLERVSELFLSKTIYSGILALMCSVLFLEYPILPIQLSLVGSCAIGIPSFFLALLPSTGGVKKGFLTRITTVSIPNGILLALFTVITFVLSLRINASLDYSRTLSVLMFSGISMVILFRVAKPLTKFKTIMCLSMFGIIVLAFITPIGREIFSLSVINIKDWAISLAVIILSGPLITKIVDIFRVRVNRKFKVKTI, from the coding sequence ATGAATTTAAACAATACATTAGATATTCAGGAAAGGAACGATGACGAAATAATAGGATTAACATCAAAGGAAGTTAAGAAAAGAATAAAAGAAGGCAAAGTTAATCATATTCCTAAAACTCCATCAAGAACTATAGCTCAAATAATAAGAGCAAATTTATTTACAAAATTTAATGCTATAAATTTTACTCTTGCAGCGGCAATTATTATAGCTGGCTCACCTAAGAATGCTGTTTTCGTAGGTGTTATTATTGTAAATACATTAATTGGAGTAATACAGGAAATTAAAGCTAAACATACATTAGAAAAGTTATCTGTTATTAGTGAAGCTCATGCAAAAGTCATTCGTGATGGTGAAATAAAAGAAATTTCCATAGAAGATATCGTGCTTGATGATGTAATGTATTTAGAAGCAGGTATGCAGATACTAGCAGATGCTGAAGTTATACAAAGTAATGGACTTGAAATAGATGAATCAATGCTTACTGGGGAAGCAGATGCAATCTCTAAGCATTATAGTGAAAAGTTACTTTCAGGAAGCTTTGTTGCATCAGGAGAAGGTTATGCAGTTGTAAGAAAAGTTGGAAAAGAAACTTATTCTTCTACACTTGCAGAGGAAGCAAGACAATTCAAAATAATAAATTCAGAATTGCAGACAGCTATAGATAAAATATTTAAAGTTATAATATGGATAGTACCACCATTATCATTATTGCTAATAATAACTCAATTAAGAATCCCTGAGAATACTTGGCAGGATGCATGTATAGGTGCAGTATCAGGAATTGTTGGTATGGTGCCAGAAGGGCTTGTATTGTTAACGAGTGCTACATTTATCGTTTCGATTGTTAAATTATCTCAATATGATACCTTAGTGCAGGAATTATGTGCTACAGAGGTTTTAGCAAGGGTGGATGTATTATGTTTAGATAAGACAGGAACAATAACACAAGGAGATTTAAGACTAGCTGAAGTTAAAAATATAGGCTGCCGAGATTCAGGAGAAATAGATAATATATTAGCGGCTTTAATTCATAATTTACCTTGTAATAACCCAACACAAAAGGCTATTTTAGATAAATATAAAGATTATGATAAAAGTTTAGTATGTACAGATAAGATTCCATTTTCATCAAAAAGAAAGTGGAGTGGTGCCACTTTTGAGGGAATTGGAACATGGATTTTAGGTGCACCTGAAATTATATTAAATAAACAATATCACTTTATAGAAAATCTAGTTAAAGAAGAAGCAAAGAAGGGCAAGAGAGTCTTGTTGTTAGCTAATCTTCACAACAAATTAAGTGAAAAATTAGAAGGAAATATAGAAAGTGTTGCATTAATATTAATTGAAGATATTATAAGGGAAGCAGCACCAGATGTATTAAGATTCTTTAGTGAACAAGGTGTTGATGTAAAAATAATCTCTGGAGATAGTCCTATTACTGTATCAGAGGTTGCAAGAAGAGCTGGCGTAGAGCAATGGGAAAAATATATTGATGCAAGAGAATTGCCAGAAGACCATGAAGAACTTAAAAAAGTAATTAATGATACAACTGTTTTTGGAAGAGTAACTCCACATCAAAAGAAAAAAATAGTTACAGTTCTTCAAGAAATGGAGCATACTGTTGCCATGACAGGTGATGGAGTAAATGATGTACTTGCTTTAAAAGCTTCAGATTGTGGAATAGCTATGGCAAATGGATCTGATGCAACAAAAGCAGTAGCACAGTTGGTATTAATGAAATCAGATTTTTCTGCACTTCCTAAGGTACTTGAAGAAGGAAGAAAGCAAATTAATAATTTAGAGAGAGTTTCAGAATTATTTTTATCAAAAACAATATATTCAGGGATTTTAGCTCTTATGTGTTCAGTGTTATTCTTAGAATATCCAATATTGCCAATTCAATTATCTTTGGTAGGAAGCTGTGCAATAGGAATTCCATCTTTCTTTTTAGCGTTGTTACCTAGTACTGGAGGAGTAAAGAAAGGCTTCTTAACAAGAATAACCACAGTAAGTATACCAAATGGAATATTGCTGGCATTGTTTACTGTAATAACCTTCGTATTGTCTCTTAGAATAAATGCATCTTTGGATTATAGCAGGACCTTATCAGTATTGATGTTTTCTGGTATAAGCATGGTAATTTTATTTAGGGTTGCAAAACCTTTGACAAAGTTCAAAACTATAATGTGCTTATCTATGTTTGGGATTATAGTGCTTGCATTTATAACCCCTATTGGAAGAGAAATATTTAGTTTATCTGTGATAAATATAAAAGATTGGGCAATATCTTTAGCTGTAATAATATTATCAGGTCCATTAATTACAAAGATAGTTGATATTTTTAGAGTTAGAGTTAACAGAAAATTTAAAGTAAAAACAATTTAA
- a CDS encoding lysophospholipid acyltransferase family protein gives MLRTLLFYSGMILSLVFASIFRIRIKFLTFTNNIKGRNNFIHKVTHTWAKFILKIAGAKVNVIGLENIPKDETVLFVSNHESNFDIPLLLGVIDMPKGFIAKKELENWPFISTWMKYINCIFMDRDNLRKSAEAIVDGINLLKSGHSMVIFPSGTRSKGKSIDEFKSGSFKLATKSKCPIVPLTINGTYKLLEENNNRIKGADIELIIHPTIYVDKLTKDELEKLPNTVHSIIINSCKDY, from the coding sequence ATGCTGAGAACTTTATTATTTTATTCAGGTATGATCCTTAGTTTAGTTTTTGCTTCTATCTTTAGAATTAGAATAAAATTTTTAACTTTTACCAATAATATAAAAGGAAGAAATAACTTCATTCATAAAGTAACCCATACATGGGCTAAATTTATTTTAAAAATAGCTGGTGCTAAAGTTAATGTTATAGGTCTAGAAAATATTCCTAAAGATGAAACTGTATTATTTGTTTCAAATCATGAAAGCAATTTTGATATTCCATTATTATTAGGTGTTATCGACATGCCAAAGGGCTTTATCGCAAAGAAAGAGCTTGAAAATTGGCCTTTCATAAGCACTTGGATGAAATATATAAATTGTATCTTCATGGATAGGGATAATTTAAGAAAATCTGCGGAAGCAATAGTTGACGGTATAAATTTATTGAAGTCTGGCCACTCTATGGTTATTTTCCCATCGGGTACACGAAGTAAAGGCAAGTCTATTGATGAATTTAAAAGCGGCAGTTTCAAACTAGCGACAAAATCAAAATGTCCAATAGTACCATTAACAATAAACGGAACCTATAAGCTCCTAGAAGAAAATAATAATAGAATTAAAGGCGCCGATATAGAATTAATAATTCATCCTACTATATATGTAGATAAATTAACTAAGGACGAGCTAGAGAAGCTACCTAATACAGTCCATTCCATCATAATTAATTCATGTAAGGATTACTAA
- a CDS encoding DEAD/DEAH box helicase — translation MNDNQFATLGLKESIVKAISDLGFTEPSQIQEQSIPVTLSGADLIGQAQTGTGKTAAYSLPILTKMSDKKGIKALVLAPTRELAVQVNEEIQRLSKYEKTEVLSVYGGDSIDRQIRALRKGTVDIVVGTPGRMLDLIKRKCLHLDSIEFLVLDEADEMLNMGFIDDIEEILSHTPTERQTLLFSATMPDQIKKLAKRYMKADAQHVSIKKSSLTVSKIEQSYFMINNKHRLEALCRLLDSDNPSSAIIFCRTKRGVDELVQELQSKGYMVEGMHGDMTQAHRLTTLNKFKEGTLSLLIATDVAARGIDVEGVTHVFNYDLPQDVESYVHRIGRTGRANKSGTAYSLVTPKDFAMLKQIQNVTKSQITQKPVPTAEEINNKKFKNMVSEVEKTIEAGELTKFIPSAIELTEAHDPVSIIAALMKIKFQSESVFDYSANKLDAPKKEDVRLFFSVGKRDGLTPKVLINYIKDMTRISASAIGQIDLMENFSFVTVDETVAAKIINKCPGGKINKKKVNVEVANKRKK, via the coding sequence ATGAATGATAATCAATTTGCTACATTAGGTCTAAAGGAGAGTATTGTAAAAGCAATATCAGACCTTGGTTTTACGGAACCATCTCAAATACAAGAACAAAGTATACCTGTAACCCTTAGTGGAGCTGACCTAATTGGGCAGGCTCAAACTGGTACCGGAAAAACTGCTGCTTACAGCTTACCAATCCTTACAAAAATGAGTGATAAAAAAGGGATTAAAGCTCTTGTTTTAGCACCAACAAGAGAGCTTGCAGTTCAAGTTAACGAAGAAATACAAAGATTGTCTAAGTATGAAAAAACTGAAGTATTATCTGTTTATGGTGGAGATTCAATAGACAGACAAATTAGAGCTTTAAGAAAAGGTACTGTAGACATAGTTGTTGGTACTCCTGGACGTATGCTTGACCTTATAAAGAGAAAATGCCTTCATTTAGATAGCATTGAATTTTTAGTTCTAGATGAAGCTGACGAAATGCTTAATATGGGATTTATTGATGATATAGAAGAAATTCTTAGTCATACACCAACAGAAAGACAAACTTTACTATTTTCAGCAACAATGCCTGATCAAATAAAAAAACTTGCTAAGAGATATATGAAAGCAGATGCACAGCATGTTTCGATAAAGAAAAGTTCTTTAACTGTATCTAAAATCGAACAAAGTTATTTTATGATTAATAACAAGCATAGATTAGAAGCTCTTTGCAGATTATTAGATTCAGATAATCCTAGTTCTGCTATAATATTTTGTAGAACTAAAAGAGGCGTTGATGAGCTTGTACAAGAACTACAATCAAAAGGTTACATGGTTGAAGGAATGCACGGAGATATGACTCAAGCTCATAGATTAACTACCTTAAATAAATTTAAAGAAGGAACATTAAGCTTATTAATTGCAACTGATGTTGCTGCTAGAGGTATTGATGTTGAGGGAGTAACTCATGTATTTAACTATGATTTACCTCAAGATGTTGAATCTTATGTTCATAGAATAGGTAGAACTGGTAGAGCAAACAAGAGTGGTACTGCGTACTCATTAGTAACTCCAAAAGATTTTGCAATGCTTAAGCAAATTCAAAATGTTACAAAGAGTCAAATTACTCAAAAACCTGTTCCAACTGCTGAAGAAATCAACAATAAGAAATTCAAAAACATGGTTTCCGAAGTTGAAAAAACTATTGAAGCTGGTGAACTTACAAAGTTTATCCCAAGTGCAATAGAATTAACTGAAGCTCATGATCCAGTATCAATTATTGCAGCTTTAATGAAAATTAAATTCCAATCTGAAAGTGTATTTGACTATAGTGCAAATAAGCTTGATGCACCTAAGAAAGAAGATGTACGTTTATTTTTCTCTGTCGGCAAACGAGATGGATTAACTCCAAAGGTATTGATTAATTACATTAAAGACATGACAAGAATTAGTGCTTCTGCAATTGGTCAAATAGACCTTATGGAAAACTTCTCATTTGTAACAGTTGATGAAACTGTAGCTGCCAAAATAATAAATAAATGTCCTGGCGGAAAGATCAACAAAAAGAAAGTTAATGTTGAAGTAGCCAATAAGCGTAAGAAATAA